From the genome of Hymenobacter cellulosilyticus, one region includes:
- a CDS encoding tetratricopeptide repeat protein, which produces MKKIFLTLVAAAALHTASAQNSAVTNAILNQRSGLLDKAQADIDKAIVNEKTSGKAKTWYTRGEIYEQLTANPIFGKNLKPGEGTKVAFESYTKAVELDGKTGEFGKLAVAKLDNLYGLALNAGVEGYNAKNYDAALESYRMAQQIRPQDTTAFLYAAYAAEAKQDFATAKDTYGKLLAMNYKSPAVYGRMLQIARQEKNDAEAQKIVQQALAAYPNNKAFMLEELNMYLSSGRGAEAIGKVEKAIAADPTNGNLYAVLGSLYDQSKQSEKASAAYKKAVEVDPNNFDAQFNLGVYNYNKAADLFTKASKMDLATYQKSGKKFEADGKKYFQDSLPYFEKALQLQPNDRAVITSLQKVYVRLGRTADAEKMNTRLESLKK; this is translated from the coding sequence ATGAAGAAGATTTTTCTGACGCTTGTAGCCGCAGCGGCGCTGCACACGGCTTCGGCGCAAAACTCGGCCGTAACCAACGCTATTCTAAACCAGCGCAGCGGCTTGCTCGATAAGGCGCAGGCCGATATTGACAAGGCCATTGTGAACGAGAAAACTTCGGGCAAAGCTAAAACCTGGTACACCCGGGGTGAAATCTACGAGCAGCTCACCGCCAACCCGATTTTCGGCAAAAACCTGAAGCCCGGCGAAGGCACCAAGGTAGCCTTTGAATCATACACGAAAGCCGTGGAGCTCGACGGCAAAACCGGCGAATTCGGCAAGCTGGCCGTCGCCAAGCTCGATAACCTGTATGGCCTGGCACTAAATGCTGGCGTAGAGGGCTACAATGCTAAAAACTACGACGCAGCCCTGGAATCGTACCGGATGGCCCAGCAGATCCGTCCGCAGGATACGACGGCTTTCCTGTACGCAGCCTACGCAGCCGAGGCCAAGCAGGATTTTGCCACGGCCAAAGACACCTACGGCAAGCTGCTGGCGATGAATTATAAGTCGCCCGCCGTGTACGGCCGGATGCTGCAAATTGCTCGGCAGGAGAAAAACGATGCGGAAGCCCAAAAGATAGTTCAGCAGGCGCTGGCTGCGTACCCGAACAACAAGGCGTTCATGCTCGAAGAACTGAACATGTACCTGAGCTCGGGCCGGGGTGCCGAAGCTATTGGCAAAGTAGAGAAAGCCATTGCCGCGGATCCAACCAACGGCAACCTGTACGCAGTACTGGGTTCACTTTACGATCAGAGCAAGCAATCGGAGAAAGCATCTGCCGCGTATAAGAAGGCGGTAGAAGTTGATCCCAACAACTTCGATGCGCAGTTCAACCTGGGCGTGTACAACTACAACAAAGCGGCTGATCTGTTTACAAAAGCCAGCAAGATGGATCTGGCCACGTACCAGAAGTCGGGCAAGAAGTTTGAAGCCGACGGAAAGAAGTACTTCCAGGATTCGTTGCCTTACTTCGAGAAGGCGCTGCAGTTGCAGCCTAACGACCGGGCCGTAATCACTTCGCTGCAGAAAGTATATGTGCGACTGGGTCGGACGGCTGATGCAGAGAAAATGAACACCCGTCTGGAATCCTTGAAGAAGTAA
- the gyrA gene encoding DNA gyrase subunit A, translated as MAEGEKIIPINIEDEMRGAYIDYSMSVIISRALPDVRDGLKPVHRRVLYGMSELGVSYNKAYKKSARIVGEVLGKYHPHGDSSVYDTMVRMAQDWSLRYPLVDGQGNFGSIDGDSPAAMRYTEARLKRLSDEMLGDLDKDTVDFQPNFDDSLEEPSVMPSKFPNLLMNGTTGIAVGMATNMAPHNLTEVVGGIIAYLDNTEITIPELMEHVTAPDFPTGGTIYGYEGVKQAFETGRGRIVMRAKAHYETLPSGKEQIVITEIPYMVNKASMIEKTAALINEKKIEGISDLRDESDRDGMRIVYDLKRDAMPNVVLNQLYRYTQLQSSFGVNNVCLVKGRPMTLNLKELIHYFVEHRADVVVRRTRYELAEAQKRAHILEGLLIALDHLDEVIALIRGSRDGDVARAQLIERFALSEIQARAILDMRLQRLTGLERDKIVAEYEDLMRLIDHLKAVLASDVLQRQIIKDELIDIRERYGDKRRTAIEYAGGDFSMEDMIADESMVITISREGYIKRTALDEYRTQGRGGVGARGAASKQDDFTEHLFVATTHEYLLFFTELGRVFWLKVYEVPEGGKNAKGRPIQNLIEIPREDSVRSVLNVRGLRDPDYLENTFLMFCTEQGTVKKTPLEAYSRPRTAGINAITINDGDRLLDVQLTTGSSEIVVALRSGRAVRFPEEKVRSMGRNAAGVRGISLADENDRVVGMVCISDPTSQELLVVSENGFGKRSSLDEYRVTNRGGKGVRAMKITDKTGALVAIKDVQDSDDLMIINKSGITIRLRMSDLRTIGRATQGVRLLKISAGDEISSVAKVASDDKEAEVLNGEAGENGTPDGAGEVALDSTLATDDVTALTDPDTLSAN; from the coding sequence ATGGCGGAAGGCGAAAAGATCATTCCGATTAACATTGAAGACGAGATGCGTGGCGCCTACATCGATTACTCGATGTCGGTCATCATCTCCCGGGCCCTGCCCGACGTGCGCGACGGCCTGAAGCCCGTGCACCGCCGCGTGCTCTACGGTATGTCGGAGCTGGGCGTATCCTACAACAAAGCCTATAAAAAGAGTGCCCGTATCGTGGGCGAAGTGCTGGGTAAGTACCACCCGCACGGCGACTCCTCGGTCTACGACACGATGGTGCGCATGGCCCAGGACTGGAGCCTACGCTACCCGCTGGTGGATGGCCAGGGCAACTTTGGCTCCATCGACGGCGACTCGCCGGCGGCCATGCGTTACACGGAAGCGCGCCTCAAGCGCCTGTCCGACGAAATGCTGGGCGACCTGGACAAGGACACCGTTGATTTCCAGCCCAACTTCGACGACTCCCTGGAAGAGCCCAGCGTGATGCCCTCGAAGTTCCCGAACCTGCTGATGAACGGCACGACGGGTATTGCCGTGGGTATGGCCACCAACATGGCCCCCCACAACCTGACCGAAGTCGTGGGCGGCATTATTGCCTACCTCGATAACACCGAGATTACCATCCCTGAGCTGATGGAGCACGTTACCGCTCCCGACTTCCCGACGGGTGGTACCATCTACGGTTACGAGGGCGTAAAGCAGGCTTTCGAAACCGGCCGGGGCCGCATCGTCATGCGCGCCAAGGCTCACTACGAAACCCTGCCCAGCGGTAAGGAGCAGATCGTCATCACCGAAATTCCCTACATGGTGAATAAGGCCTCGATGATCGAGAAGACGGCAGCTCTGATCAACGAGAAGAAGATCGAAGGCATCAGCGACCTGCGCGACGAGTCCGACCGCGACGGCATGCGCATTGTCTACGATCTGAAGCGCGACGCCATGCCCAACGTGGTGCTCAACCAGCTTTACCGCTATACTCAGCTGCAGTCCTCGTTCGGCGTCAACAACGTGTGCCTGGTGAAAGGCCGCCCAATGACGCTCAACCTTAAGGAGCTGATTCACTACTTCGTCGAGCACCGTGCCGACGTAGTAGTGCGCCGGACCCGCTACGAGTTGGCCGAAGCCCAGAAGCGGGCCCACATCCTGGAAGGTCTGCTCATTGCCCTCGACCACCTCGATGAGGTAATTGCCCTGATCCGGGGTTCGCGCGACGGCGACGTGGCCCGGGCTCAGCTCATCGAGCGTTTTGCCCTGAGCGAAATTCAGGCCCGCGCCATTCTGGATATGCGTCTGCAGCGCCTCACCGGCCTGGAGCGCGACAAGATCGTGGCCGAATACGAGGATTTGATGCGTCTGATTGACCACCTCAAGGCCGTATTGGCCTCGGATGTGCTGCAGCGCCAGATCATCAAGGACGAGCTGATCGATATTCGGGAGCGGTACGGCGACAAGCGTCGTACGGCCATTGAGTACGCCGGCGGCGACTTCTCGATGGAGGACATGATTGCCGACGAGAGCATGGTGATTACCATCTCCCGCGAAGGCTACATCAAGCGCACTGCCCTCGACGAATACCGTACCCAGGGCCGTGGTGGCGTGGGTGCCCGGGGCGCGGCTTCCAAGCAGGATGACTTTACCGAGCACCTGTTTGTGGCGACCACCCACGAGTACCTGCTGTTCTTCACCGAGCTGGGCCGGGTGTTCTGGCTCAAGGTGTACGAAGTACCGGAAGGAGGGAAGAACGCCAAAGGCCGGCCGATTCAGAACCTCATCGAGATTCCTCGCGAGGACTCGGTGCGCTCCGTGCTGAACGTACGCGGCCTGCGCGACCCGGACTACCTGGAGAATACCTTCCTGATGTTCTGCACCGAGCAGGGCACCGTGAAGAAAACTCCGCTGGAAGCCTACTCGCGGCCTCGTACCGCCGGTATCAACGCCATTACCATCAACGACGGCGACCGGCTGCTCGACGTGCAGCTCACCACCGGCAGCAGCGAGATTGTCGTGGCCTTGCGTTCGGGTCGGGCGGTGCGCTTCCCCGAGGAGAAAGTTCGCTCCATGGGCCGCAACGCCGCCGGGGTACGTGGTATCAGCCTGGCCGATGAAAACGACCGGGTAGTAGGCATGGTCTGCATTTCGGACCCGACTTCGCAGGAATTGCTCGTGGTTTCGGAAAACGGCTTCGGCAAGCGCAGCTCTCTGGACGAGTACCGCGTCACGAACCGGGGCGGCAAGGGCGTTCGGGCCATGAAAATCACGGATAAAACAGGGGCGCTAGTGGCCATCAAGGATGTGCAGGACTCGGATGATCTGATGATTATCAATAAGTCAGGTATCACTATCCGGCTGCGAATGAGCGACTTGCGGACCATCGGTCGCGCCACGCAGGGCGTGCGGCTGTTGAAAATCAGTGCCGGCGACGAAATTTCATCGGTAGCTAAAGTGGCTTCCGATGATAAGGAAGCAGAGGTGCTCAATGGTGAAGCCGGTGAAAACGGGACGCCAGATGGGGCAGGGGAAGTAGCTCTGGATTCCACCCTGGCTACCGACGACGTAACGGCTCTTACCGACCCGGATACGCTGAGCGCCAACTAA
- a CDS encoding HD domain-containing protein, with the protein MVTTALSSEQIITQTADFVRDKFLGEGSGHDWEHIRRVWHTSRALAATVPAADQLVTELGALLHDVADWKFHNGDEEAGPRAARAWLTGLQVDETVIRRVETIIREISFKGLGVPTPMSTPEGEVVQDADRLDAIGAIGVARAFAYGGHKGRPLHDPSVAPIVHESFESYKKNTAPTLNHFYEKLLHLHERLHTPAARRIAQERHQFLETFLAQFLREWEGEDLLALNTPA; encoded by the coding sequence ATGGTAACTACTGCGCTCAGCTCCGAACAAATCATTACGCAAACCGCCGACTTCGTCCGCGACAAATTCCTGGGTGAAGGCTCGGGCCACGACTGGGAGCACATCCGCCGGGTGTGGCACACTAGCCGGGCGCTGGCGGCCACCGTGCCCGCCGCCGACCAGCTCGTGACCGAGCTTGGGGCCTTGCTGCACGACGTGGCCGACTGGAAATTCCACAACGGCGACGAGGAGGCCGGCCCCCGCGCCGCCCGCGCCTGGCTTACCGGCCTGCAGGTCGACGAAACCGTTATTCGGCGGGTAGAAACTATCATCCGCGAAATCTCCTTCAAAGGTCTGGGCGTACCCACGCCCATGAGCACGCCGGAGGGCGAAGTAGTGCAGGATGCCGACCGGCTCGACGCCATCGGGGCTATCGGGGTGGCCCGGGCTTTTGCCTACGGCGGGCACAAGGGCCGGCCCCTGCACGACCCGAGCGTAGCGCCCATCGTGCACGAGTCCTTCGAGAGCTATAAGAAGAACACGGCGCCCACGCTAAACCACTTCTACGAGAAGCTGCTCCACCTGCACGAGCGGCTGCACACGCCCGCCGCCCGCCGCATTGCCCAGGAGCGGCACCAGTTTCTGGAAACCTTCCTGGCGCAGTTTCTGCGCGAATGGGAAGGAGAGGACCTGCTGGCGTTGAACACCCCGGCCTAA
- a CDS encoding cupin domain-containing protein — MKTATLSIIQERMPAGTSEVSHYHQRAHQFFFVLAGTATLVVNGVTHHLQAQQGLEVPPLTPHQLRNESAADLVFTVTSQPPSHGDRILV, encoded by the coding sequence GTGAAAACCGCCACGCTGAGCATTATCCAGGAGCGCATGCCCGCGGGTACCAGCGAGGTAAGCCACTATCATCAGCGGGCCCATCAGTTCTTTTTCGTGCTGGCCGGCACCGCAACCCTGGTAGTAAACGGCGTCACGCATCATCTGCAAGCCCAGCAGGGCCTGGAAGTACCGCCGCTCACGCCTCACCAGCTGCGCAACGAGTCGGCCGCCGACCTTGTGTTTACCGTTACTTCCCAGCCGCCCAGCCACGGCGACCGAATCCTTGTCTGA
- the parS gene encoding type II RES/Xre toxin-antitoxin system antitoxin — protein sequence MRKTPVATMVDLMGGGAVIPQLVHNELDLLAVALKGLSVQALRALQQRLGFSNKEISVVLGVSESTLARREQAKRALTLDEAEKTIQLSAVLAKGLDVFEDQDDFHHWLETANPALGGVRPKELLSSAIGREQVREILGRIEHGIYS from the coding sequence ATGCGTAAAACTCCCGTAGCCACCATGGTTGATCTGATGGGCGGTGGCGCCGTCATTCCGCAACTGGTGCATAATGAGCTGGACCTGCTGGCCGTGGCCTTGAAGGGCTTGTCGGTGCAGGCCTTGCGGGCCCTACAGCAGCGCCTGGGCTTTTCCAACAAGGAAATCAGCGTGGTGCTGGGCGTATCGGAAAGCACGCTGGCCCGGCGGGAGCAGGCCAAGCGGGCCCTGACCCTGGACGAGGCCGAGAAAACCATTCAGCTCTCGGCCGTGCTAGCCAAGGGCCTCGACGTATTTGAAGACCAGGACGACTTTCACCACTGGCTCGAAACGGCTAACCCGGCCCTGGGCGGCGTGCGGCCCAAGGAACTGCTGTCTTCAGCCATCGGCCGAGAGCAGGTGCGCGAAATCCTGGGCCGGATTGAGCACGGCATCTACTCGTAA
- a CDS encoding RES family NAD+ phosphorylase, with protein MRLYRLGKHPYIKDTTGQGGLYYSGRWHEKGVQILYTSEHLSLAKLEVLANSPSLPRNYFALTLEVPDQTPFKQVTVDQLPANWQEMPYPLELAQLTRAWMEEGEFWIMQVPSAHAPTEWNYLLNPLHPDHQQLRVVALEPHPFDSRLKPDLGVK; from the coding sequence ATGCGCCTCTACCGGCTTGGCAAACACCCCTACATCAAAGACACCACCGGCCAGGGCGGCCTGTACTACTCGGGCCGCTGGCACGAGAAGGGCGTCCAGATTCTCTACACCTCCGAGCATTTGTCCCTGGCCAAGCTGGAAGTACTGGCCAATTCGCCCTCGTTGCCGCGCAATTACTTTGCCCTGACCCTGGAAGTCCCCGACCAGACACCTTTTAAGCAGGTAACGGTAGACCAGTTGCCGGCCAACTGGCAGGAAATGCCCTACCCGCTGGAGCTGGCCCAGCTGACCCGGGCCTGGATGGAGGAAGGCGAGTTCTGGATCATGCAGGTGCCCTCGGCCCACGCGCCCACCGAGTGGAACTACCTGCTCAACCCGCTTCACCCCGACCATCAGCAGCTGCGCGTCGTGGCCCTGGAGCCCCACCCCTTCGACAGCCGGCTAAAACCCGACCTGGGCGTTAAATAG
- a CDS encoding RNA 2'-phosphotransferase codes for MGQRRGQPLILAVDAAAMQQAGFTFYESGNGVWLVDQVPPQYLREL; via the coding sequence GTGGGGCAGCGCCGGGGCCAGCCCCTGATTCTGGCCGTGGATGCCGCCGCCATGCAGCAGGCCGGGTTCACCTTTTACGAGTCGGGCAATGGCGTCTGGCTCGTGGATCAGGTGCCGCCCCAGTATTTGCGGGAATTATAA
- a CDS encoding RNA 2'-phosphotransferase, with amino-acid sequence MPLHYGKKRAYPPQQIPKPAPAAPAQDLGITLAEGGWVGVEDLLAGCARRGVPITPAQLQEVVTGNDKQRFAFDESGTRIRAQQGHSVPVDLQLPPATPPAVLFHGTVAAALPAIYREGLQKLKRHHVHLSPTRSRPAGWGSAGASP; translated from the coding sequence TTGCCTCTTCACTATGGAAAAAAACGAGCTTACCCGCCTCAGCAAATTCCTAAGCCTGCACCTGCGGCACCAGCCCAGGACCTGGGTATTACCCTGGCCGAAGGCGGCTGGGTGGGCGTGGAGGATTTGCTGGCCGGCTGCGCCCGGCGCGGCGTGCCCATCACCCCGGCCCAACTGCAGGAAGTAGTAACCGGCAACGACAAGCAGCGCTTCGCCTTCGACGAATCCGGTACCCGCATCCGGGCCCAGCAGGGCCACAGCGTGCCGGTTGACTTGCAGCTGCCGCCCGCCACCCCGCCCGCCGTGCTCTTTCATGGTACCGTAGCCGCCGCCCTGCCGGCTATTTACCGGGAAGGCCTGCAGAAGCTCAAGCGCCACCACGTGCACCTTTCCCCGACGAGGTCACGGCCCGCCGGGTGGGGCAGCGCCGGGGCCAGCCCCTGA